In Spiroplasma litorale, a single genomic region encodes these proteins:
- a CDS encoding amidase family protein: MNFKKTSISDLHKKYINKEANVKDVIKNVIDNISKEKDKNFLITFTDKEALNISENIMIEKNKFLSGIPYVNKDNVSTKGVLTTAGSKLLKDYVPPYDATITELLKKQQAIQIGKSALDELGMGGTGLFSFNGIVKNPIDEKRIIGGSSSGSAYSVCKGLVPFAIGTDTGDSIRKPASYAGIYGYKPTYGSISRYGVIPYAPSLDHVGFFTNFAEDLVYLADVFIKYDKKDSTSINNEKDYLKVLEKKVQKNKFVFIKQVWDYLSENLKEAYLKLFDILKKDGHIVEMVSFNKNLLDAIPAMYMMISFAEGVSTSSNLDGINFGFRQEGNDYEDIIKKTRTYSFGDTVKRRFLLGSYQLRKENQELLLAKSKKVRRLVVEELNKIYEDCDILILPPSLKEAPLINEVYGTDIEERYDGDSAFLQDLLILANLNGMPSITLPFIKDNKTNMPIGININSKPFTDDNLLSITIYLEKIIKSNFNKEN; encoded by the coding sequence ATGAATTTTAAAAAAACTTCAATTTCAGACTTACATAAAAAATACATTAATAAAGAAGCGAATGTAAAAGATGTAATAAAAAATGTTATTGATAATATATCAAAAGAAAAAGATAAAAATTTTCTTATTACTTTTACCGACAAAGAAGCATTAAATATTTCTGAAAATATTATGATTGAAAAAAATAAATTTTTATCAGGGATACCTTATGTAAACAAAGATAATGTTTCAACAAAAGGCGTATTAACAACTGCTGGATCAAAATTATTAAAAGATTATGTTCCTCCATATGATGCAACTATTACTGAATTATTAAAAAAACAACAAGCAATACAAATAGGAAAATCTGCATTAGACGAACTTGGAATGGGTGGTACAGGGCTATTCTCATTTAATGGGATAGTTAAAAATCCAATAGATGAAAAAAGAATAATTGGTGGTAGCTCAAGCGGAAGTGCTTACTCAGTTTGTAAAGGGTTGGTGCCTTTTGCTATTGGAACTGACACAGGTGATTCAATTCGTAAGCCTGCTAGTTATGCAGGTATATATGGTTATAAACCAACTTACGGATCAATTTCAAGATATGGAGTAATTCCATATGCTCCAAGTTTAGATCACGTAGGATTTTTTACAAACTTTGCAGAAGATTTAGTATATCTTGCAGATGTTTTTATTAAATATGACAAAAAAGATTCAACATCAATAAATAATGAAAAAGATTATTTAAAAGTACTAGAAAAAAAAGTCCAAAAAAACAAGTTTGTATTTATAAAACAAGTTTGAGATTATTTATCTGAAAATTTAAAGGAAGCTTATTTAAAACTATTTGATATATTAAAAAAAGATGGGCATATAGTTGAAATGGTTTCTTTTAATAAAAATTTATTAGATGCAATTCCTGCAATGTATATGATGATTTCTTTTGCTGAAGGAGTTTCCACAAGTTCAAATCTAGATGGTATTAATTTTGGTTTTAGACAAGAAGGAAACGACTATGAAGATATTATAAAAAAAACTAGAACCTACTCATTTGGTGATACAGTAAAGAGAAGATTTTTATTAGGTAGTTATCAATTACGTAAAGAAAACCAAGAACTATTATTAGCTAAATCAAAAAAAGTTAGAAGACTAGTTGTAGAAGAACTTAATAAAATATATGAAGATTGTGATATATTAATTCTTCCGCCATCACTTAAAGAAGCTCCATTAATTAATGAAGTTTATGGTACTGACATTGAAGAAAGATATGATGGTGATTCTGCATTTCTACAAGACTTATTAATTCTTGCAAATTTAAATGGTATGCCTTCAATAACTTTGCCTTTTATAAAAGACAATAAAACTAATATGCCAATCGGAATAAACATTAATTCTAAACCATTTACCGATGATAATTTGCTATCTATAACAATATACTTAGAAAAAATAATTAAAAGTAATTTTAATAAGGAGAATTAA
- the gatB gene encoding Asp-tRNA(Asn)/Glu-tRNA(Gln) amidotransferase subunit GatB: MTNFEIIIGIENHVELKTKTKMFSDAPVTYGLHQNTMVNEIDLGYPGALPSVNKKGVELAVLACNALKMKINKILRFDRKSYFYSDLPKGFQITQQFHPIGKEGKIEIENSNGKKFIEIERLHIEEDTAKQIHKDGKTYIDYNRCGVGLVEIVSKPVLKNSEDVISYISKLRETLLFLNVSDVKMNEGSFRCDVNISLRPFGYEGFGNKVEIKNLNSLGNVKKAIDFEIKRQSELLLNNKLVEQETRRFDENIQETVLMRKKTDAIDYKYFREPNIFPIILEDSWINDVINNSPELANVKRLRFVNEYNFSIEDTNFLLNDYYLTKFFEECVTLGANPKKVLNYITSDIKSLLNKDNISINQSQLLPKNIVEIINLLDEGIISSKHVKSIIPICFENLTNVKELIDKNNWKLISDKSEIVKLLEPIIDKNKTLIQENYLNRPERVEKTIMGELMKITGGNVNPKVSMEIISLKLKNIK, from the coding sequence ATGACAAATTTTGAAATAATTATTGGTATTGAAAACCATGTTGAATTAAAAACAAAAACAAAAATGTTCAGTGATGCTCCTGTTACTTATGGTTTACATCAAAATACAATGGTAAATGAAATTGATTTAGGATATCCAGGTGCACTACCTTCAGTAAATAAAAAAGGTGTTGAACTTGCAGTACTTGCATGTAATGCATTAAAAATGAAAATTAACAAAATTTTAAGATTTGATAGAAAAAGTTATTTTTATTCAGATTTACCAAAAGGTTTTCAAATTACTCAACAATTCCACCCAATTGGAAAAGAAGGTAAAATTGAAATTGAAAATAGTAACGGGAAAAAATTTATAGAGATTGAAAGACTACACATTGAAGAAGACACTGCAAAACAAATCCATAAAGATGGAAAAACTTACATAGACTATAATAGATGTGGTGTTGGTTTAGTTGAAATAGTATCTAAACCAGTTTTGAAAAATTCAGAAGATGTAATAAGTTATATATCAAAGTTAAGAGAGACTTTACTATTTTTAAATGTAAGCGATGTAAAAATGAATGAAGGATCATTTAGGTGTGATGTAAATATTTCGTTAAGACCATTCGGTTATGAAGGTTTTGGAAATAAAGTAGAAATTAAAAATCTTAACTCCCTAGGTAATGTTAAAAAAGCAATTGACTTTGAAATAAAAAGACAAAGTGAATTACTTCTTAATAACAAGTTAGTTGAACAAGAAACAAGAAGATTTGATGAAAATATACAAGAAACAGTTTTAATGAGAAAAAAAACTGACGCAATAGATTATAAATATTTTAGAGAACCAAACATTTTTCCAATTATATTAGAAGATAGTTGAATAAATGATGTAATAAATAATTCACCTGAATTAGCAAATGTAAAAAGATTAAGATTTGTTAATGAGTATAATTTTTCAATCGAAGATACAAATTTTTTATTAAATGATTATTACTTAACTAAATTTTTTGAAGAATGTGTGACTTTAGGAGCTAATCCTAAAAAAGTTTTAAATTATATTACTAGCGATATTAAATCCTTATTAAATAAAGACAATATATCAATTAATCAATCTCAGTTATTACCAAAAAATATAGTTGAAATAATTAATTTACTTGATGAAGGAATCATATCTTCTAAACACGTGAAATCAATTATTCCTATTTGTTTTGAAAATTTGACTAACGTAAAAGAATTGATTGATAAAAATAACTGAAAATTAATTTCAGATAAATCTGAAATAGTTAAATTACTTGAACCAATAATAGACAAAAATAAAACTCTTATACAGGAAAATTATTTAAATCGTCCAGAAAGAGTTGAAAAAACAATAATGGGTGAATTAATGAAAATTACTGGTGGAAATGTAAACCCTAAAGTTTCTATGGAAATAATAAGTTTAAAATTAAAAAACATTAAATAA
- a CDS encoding potassium channel family protein has product MARKKSFAILGANYFGLSVAQALDEKKQLIKIFDYNEEKLNKHINEFDSVEGVILDTTNKMALEKNGIVQFDGIIVCFGSNMESSILTVLNLIDLEVENIIVRARDEKHKRILIALGLDEDMVVIPDVMSARMVATKTLFDIESEVQSTDGEFVFTSIEVTNQEVINKKIFDVGLNPNKDFNIVQIKRNGKIVIPDEYTALKENDIVVVFARNNVVNDLALKIKGGEV; this is encoded by the coding sequence ATGGCAAGGAAAAAAAGTTTTGCAATACTTGGTGCAAACTATTTTGGTTTGTCTGTAGCACAGGCCTTAGATGAAAAAAAACAACTTATTAAAATATTTGATTATAATGAGGAAAAATTAAATAAACATATTAATGAATTTGATAGCGTTGAGGGAGTTATTTTAGACACAACAAATAAAATGGCTCTCGAAAAAAACGGAATAGTTCAATTTGATGGGATAATAGTGTGTTTTGGTTCAAATATGGAATCAAGTATTCTTACAGTTCTAAACCTTATTGATTTAGAAGTTGAAAACATTATAGTAAGAGCTAGAGATGAAAAACATAAAAGAATTTTAATTGCACTAGGTTTAGATGAGGATATGGTTGTTATACCTGATGTTATGAGTGCAAGAATGGTTGCAACAAAAACATTATTCGATATTGAAAGTGAAGTTCAAAGCACTGATGGAGAGTTTGTATTTACAAGTATAGAAGTAACCAATCAAGAAGTTATTAATAAAAAAATCTTTGATGTAGGTTTAAACCCAAACAAAGATTTTAATATTGTTCAAATTAAAAGAAATGGGAAAATTGTAATACCAGATGAATATACAGCATTAAAAGAAAATGATATTGTTGTTGTGTTTGCTAGAAATAATGTAGTAAATGATCTAGCGCTTAAAATTAAAGGTGGAGAAGTTTAA
- a CDS encoding TrkH family potassium uptake protein, whose protein sequence is MSKLIKKENRPSKNKDTKKIDKVFKKLKNWWPFSRITGRIIIWYALSILIGGFLLSIPGVIKDEKNYWKLLVGVFTASSAISDTGITMVQTNTSYSFIGQVLIIIMCQIGGIGILTIKIVLLALLGKKVSLEDQSIAQSERGNSTLSSTVEMIKDAFIFLLWLEIIGAFFLFFAFYFNQVDTSAIQDKSSVSSSYHDFGKSLWSSIFHSISATNNAGFDIISGNSLLPYNQGNSHAYLLQVTFMCQWVIGGLGYPTYHDIKRKIKARAEGTTAKFSLFTKLNFVFYLLLFLLGPILVFLTELFTTDNSQILQAGTYKFNSNLVNGKEVVSQEWVPDPSGKWKPAYIWIMDLLFNVSSCRNAGFATVDINNFTAGSKIIMSIWMFIGSAPSSTAGGIRTTTFAITLLAIWSIVRNKKTVEAFKRKIPDDIVKRAFAVVILSITIVVLAVFIVYLDSNKALSTESDHVGQNDLLIKVIIYVSSAFGTVGFSPFSTEQAINMGTLSKFTLIITMFIGQLGISNTLLAFVKPKNKQSFTYIEEEVVIG, encoded by the coding sequence ATGAGCAAGCTTATTAAAAAAGAAAATAGACCATCTAAAAATAAAGATACTAAAAAAATTGATAAAGTCTTTAAGAAATTAAAAAATTGATGGCCTTTTTCTAGAATTACAGGAAGAATAATAATATGGTATGCCTTATCTATTTTAATAGGAGGTTTTTTACTTTCAATACCTGGTGTTATTAAAGATGAAAAAAACTATTGAAAACTTTTAGTTGGCGTTTTTACTGCGTCAAGTGCAATTTCTGACACAGGTATTACAATGGTTCAAACTAATACTAGTTATTCTTTTATTGGTCAAGTATTGATTATAATTATGTGCCAAATTGGTGGTATTGGTATACTAACAATAAAAATAGTTTTGCTTGCTTTGTTGGGTAAAAAAGTTTCACTAGAAGATCAAAGCATTGCGCAATCTGAAAGAGGGAATAGTACATTATCAAGTACAGTTGAAATGATAAAAGATGCCTTTATATTTTTGTTATGATTAGAAATTATTGGTGCTTTTTTCTTATTTTTTGCATTTTATTTTAATCAAGTAGATACAAGTGCAATACAAGATAAAAGTTCAGTTTCAAGTTCATATCATGATTTTGGAAAATCGTTGTGAAGTTCTATTTTTCACTCAATTAGTGCGACAAATAATGCAGGTTTTGATATAATAAGTGGGAACTCTTTATTACCATACAATCAAGGGAATTCTCATGCATACCTTTTACAGGTTACATTTATGTGCCAATGAGTTATTGGAGGATTGGGTTATCCAACTTACCATGACATAAAAAGAAAAATTAAAGCAAGAGCTGAAGGCACAACTGCTAAATTCTCATTGTTTACAAAATTAAACTTTGTATTTTATTTATTATTATTTTTGTTAGGACCTATTCTAGTATTTTTAACTGAGTTATTTACAACAGATAACAGTCAAATACTTCAAGCTGGTACATACAAATTTAATTCAAATTTGGTTAATGGAAAAGAAGTCGTAAGTCAAGAATGGGTCCCAGATCCATCTGGCAAATGAAAACCAGCATACATATGAATAATGGATTTACTATTCAATGTTTCATCTTGTCGTAATGCTGGATTTGCAACAGTTGATATAAATAATTTCACTGCAGGAAGCAAAATAATAATGTCAATATGGATGTTTATTGGATCTGCTCCTTCTTCAACTGCTGGTGGTATTAGAACAACAACGTTTGCAATTACTCTATTGGCTATATGGTCAATAGTTAGAAACAAAAAAACTGTTGAAGCTTTTAAAAGAAAAATACCAGATGATATTGTTAAAAGAGCCTTTGCTGTTGTTATACTATCAATTACAATAGTTGTTTTAGCGGTCTTTATTGTATACTTAGACAGTAATAAAGCTCTATCAACAGAGTCTGATCATGTCGGTCAAAATGATTTATTAATTAAAGTAATTATTTATGTATCAAGTGCATTTGGAACGGTTGGTTTCTCACCATTTTCAACAGAACAAGCTATAAATATGGGTACATTAAGTAAATTTACACTTATAATCACTATGTTTATTGGACAATTAGGAATTTCAAATACTTTATTAGCTTTTGTAAAACCAAAAAACAAACAAAGTTTTACATATATTGAAGAAGAAGTTGTAATCGGATAA
- a CDS encoding ABC transporter ATP-binding protein, with product MEIRTKSSSKGPFLKILFYYYKQEWKLTLIMLIFCLIIVSCSLLLPILTYQMTKAITKELSEKQGLPFVDDAPDGVLAFWGISWINLIYVSLADVVIYCIVSFYYDYVAYIIGRKIEISLRNRCLENLVRQDISYYSNKKIGEILTKVVSDTQTVGDQAVQVPLQIGLSIFEIAASSALMFVFTWKLGLITLLIFAVCMILMGLCFFATRKKVLKVREIITSINGDVTDRVATVRLIKSAGTENYETKRFIDVHKEYYKKSKAVGHNQALMLTTMWGGIFVLKFFSIIAAMLVYGMFSTPEEGLLFFKYTFAPFQLAESMMVSPLFQVMNALFGLVYASVASERVNDTIKAKSIMNHHYFDGEVIEKIEGDILFKGIEFAYPEKPSKLILPKFDFTFKESKSYAFVGETGSGKSTIAKLLLRFYDPTSGSIIINKNINLKDANLSSYLKHVGYVEQDPQILYGDVYENVTYGSFNVSKAEIISACKKAELHDLVMSWPDKYETILGERGFMLSGGQKQRLVIARMFLKNPQLLILDEATSALDNIVEREIQEKLNTLMKGRTTVTIAHRLSTIKNVDEIIVLGANGKGIVQRGTFEELRDKEGHFQNLYKAGLID from the coding sequence ATGGAAATAAGGACAAAGTCGAGTTCCAAAGGACCATTTTTAAAAATTTTATTTTATTATTATAAACAAGAATGAAAACTAACATTAATAATGTTAATTTTTTGTTTAATCATTGTAAGTTGTTCATTGTTGTTGCCAATTTTAACATATCAAATGACTAAGGCAATAACAAAAGAACTATCAGAAAAACAAGGACTTCCTTTTGTTGATGATGCACCTGATGGAGTTCTTGCTTTTTGAGGAATTAGTTGAATTAATTTAATTTATGTATCATTAGCTGATGTAGTTATATATTGTATTGTTTCATTTTATTATGATTATGTTGCATATATAATTGGTAGGAAAATTGAAATTAGTTTAAGAAATAGATGTTTAGAAAACTTAGTTAGACAAGACATTTCATATTATTCAAATAAAAAAATAGGGGAAATATTAACAAAAGTTGTTTCAGATACTCAAACTGTTGGTGATCAAGCAGTACAAGTGCCGTTACAAATAGGACTCTCAATTTTTGAAATAGCAGCATCATCTGCTTTAATGTTTGTTTTTACATGAAAATTGGGTTTAATAACACTTTTAATATTTGCTGTATGTATGATTCTTATGGGATTATGTTTTTTTGCTACAAGAAAAAAAGTTTTAAAAGTAAGAGAAATAATAACTTCAATTAATGGTGACGTTACTGATAGAGTTGCAACAGTAAGGCTTATCAAATCTGCAGGTACAGAAAATTATGAAACAAAGAGATTTATAGATGTTCATAAAGAATATTATAAAAAATCAAAAGCTGTTGGTCATAATCAAGCTTTGATGCTAACAACCATGTGAGGTGGAATATTTGTATTAAAATTCTTTTCTATAATTGCAGCTATGCTTGTTTATGGGATGTTTTCAACTCCAGAAGAAGGCCTGCTATTTTTTAAATACACTTTTGCTCCATTTCAATTAGCAGAGAGTATGATGGTTAGTCCATTATTTCAAGTTATGAATGCGCTATTTGGTTTAGTGTATGCTTCTGTTGCTTCAGAAAGAGTAAATGATACTATAAAGGCAAAATCAATTATGAATCATCATTATTTTGATGGTGAAGTCATTGAAAAAATTGAAGGAGATATTTTATTTAAAGGTATTGAATTTGCATATCCTGAAAAACCATCAAAATTAATATTGCCAAAGTTTGATTTTACATTTAAAGAATCAAAAAGCTATGCGTTTGTTGGTGAAACTGGTAGTGGTAAATCAACTATTGCAAAATTATTATTAAGATTTTACGACCCTACTTCTGGATCTATAATAATAAATAAAAATATAAATTTAAAAGATGCTAATTTATCAAGTTATTTAAAACATGTTGGTTATGTTGAACAAGATCCTCAAATTTTATATGGCGATGTATATGAAAATGTAACTTATGGTAGTTTTAATGTTTCTAAAGCAGAAATTATATCGGCTTGTAAAAAGGCAGAATTACATGATTTAGTAATGTCGTGACCTGATAAATACGAAACAATACTAGGAGAGCGTGGGTTTATGCTTAGTGGTGGTCAAAAGCAAAGACTGGTTATCGCGAGAATGTTTTTAAAAAACCCACAACTTTTAATTCTAGATGAAGCTACAAGTGCTCTTGATAATATTGTGGAAAGAGAAATTCAAGAAAAATTAAATACATTAATGAAAGGTAGAACTACAGTCACTATTGCACATAGACTATCTACAATAAAAAATGTTGATGAAATAATTGTTTTAGGTGCTAATGGAAAAGGTATTGTTCAAAGAGGGACTTTTGAAGAACTTAGAGATAAAGAAGGTCACTTCCAAAATTTATATAAAGCTGGGCTTATAGACTAA